CCCGGTCGCGAGCGCCGTCACCATCGCCGAGTGGCTGCTGGGCATGCCCCCCGACTCGAGCAGGCGCTCCCACGACCAGCGGCGCTCGAAGAGGTAGTGGATCACCAGCTTGAGGCCCTGGGCCACGAGGTTGGCGATCAACGCGGCCCACAGCACCTCGTTGGCCAGGAGCGCCTTCATCCCCGGCGCCACCTCGCCGCCTGCACCGTGTTCGCGAGCAGCATGGCCACGGTCATCGGCCCCACTCCCCCGGGCACCGGGGTGTAGGCCGAGCTCTTCGCCCAGGCCTCGGGGTCGACGTCGCCCACCAGCCGGTCGCCCACGCGGTTGACGCCCACGTCCACCAGCACCGCGCCCTCGCGGACCATCTCCGGCGTGATCGTGCCGGGCCGCCCCACCGCGGCCACCAGCACCTCGGCGCGGCGGGTCACCGCCGCCAGGTCGCGGGTGCGCGAGTGCGCGACCGTGACCGTGGCGTTGCGCCCCAGCAACAGCGCCGCCAGCGGCTTGCCGACGATGTTGCTGCGCCCCACCACGACCGCCTCCTTGCCCTCGAGCCCGATCCCGTAGTGGTCGAGGATGCGCAAGATCCCCGAGGGGGTGCAGGGGCGCAGCGCGCGCCCGCCGGACCAGAGCCGCCCCACGTTGAAGGGGTGGAAGCCGTCCACGTCCTTGGCGGGGTCGATGGCCTCCAGCACGGCCTGGGCGTCCACGTGCGCCGGCAGCGGCAGCTGCACCAGGATGCCGTCCACGTCGGCGTCGGCGTTGAGCCGGGCGATCAGCTCGAGCAGCTCCTCCTGGGCGGTGCCCTCGGGCAGGGCGATCACCTGGCTGTCGAGGCCCAGCTCCCGGGCCCGCTTGTCCTTGAGCCGGGTGTAGGAGACCGAGGCCGGGTCCTCGCCCAGCCGCACGACCCGCAGCGCCGGCGTGTAGGCGAGGCCCGCCAGCACCTCACGCAGCTCCGCGTATACGGATTTCGCAACCTCGTGACCGCTCATCCGTGTGGGCACGTCGTTCTCCTCTCAGTCCTTCTTGGGCGCGGCGGTGAGCTCCCCCGCGTCGATGCGCCGCTTGAGCCGCGCGAGCACCCCGTTGACGAACTTTCCGGAGTCTTCCCCGCCGTACTTGCCCGCGATCTTGACGGCCACCTCGATCAGCGGCGCGAAGGGGGTGTCCTCGTAGAGCATCTCGTAGGTGGCCAGCCGCAGCACCGCCAGGTCGGTCTTGGACATCTGTCCGAAGTCCCAGCCCTCGACGGTCTCGGCCAGGATGCGGTCCACCTCGGCGGCGCGGCGGGCGAAGCCTTCCACGAGGCGGCGCGCGAAGGCCCGCCCCTCCTCGTCGAGCTCCTCCCCCTCGAGCGCGTGCCGCCAGGCCTCCTCCAGCGGCACGTCGCCCTGGAGATGTTCGAACAGCACCTTGAAGGCCAGCTCGCGCGCCCTACGCCGCATGCTCCCCCTCGGCGGTCACGTCGGCGAAGACCACGTCCACGGCCTCCACCTTGAGCCCGGTCGTGGCCGTGAGGACGTCGTAGACGGTGCGCTGCACCTGCTCGGCCAGCTCCCGCAGGGGCTCGCCGTAGCGGGCCACCAGCTGCAACTCCACGCGGATGCGTCCCTCCTCCCGGGAGATGCGCACCGGACGGCCCCGGCGGCCCGAGAGCACGTCGCCCACGCTGCGGCCGCCGCCGCTGGCGAGGCGCGCGCCTTCGAGCCCCTCGAGGCTCAGGGTGATGATGCCGATGATCGCCGCGTCGCTGAGCTCGTACTCCACCATGGCTCCACCTTACCGCATCGCCCGCTCACTCCGACATGCGGCGCGCGATGAAGTTGGTGTAGATCGCGCCGCGGCGGAAGAAGGCGTTGTCGAGCACCTTCTTGTGGAAGGGGACGGTCGTCTTGAGGCCCGGGCCGTCCACGACGGTCTCGGCGAGGGCCCGCTTCATGCGCCGGATGGCCTCCTCGCGGTCGGCGCCCCAGACGATCACCTTGCCGATGAGCGAGTCGTACTGGCTGGGGATGGCGTAGCCGGTGTAGACGTGGGAGTCGATGCGCACGCCGTTGCCACCGGGCCAGAGCAGGGTCTCGATCTTGCCGATCGAGGGCCGGAAGTTGCGATCGGGGTCCTCGGCGTTGATCCGCACCTCGATGGCGTGGCCGCGGGCCTCGATCTCTTCCTGGCGCAGGCGCAGCCCCTCGCCGGCGGCGATGCGGAACTGCTCGGCCACCAGGTCGACCCCGGTGATCATCTCGGTGACCGGGTGCTCGACCTGGATGCGGGTGTTCATCTCGATGAAGTAGTAATGGCCCTCGCGGTCGACCAGAAACTCGAGCGTCCCCGCGGAGGTGTAGCCGATGTGCTCGGCCAGCTTGACCGCGGCCGAGACCAGGCCCTCGCGCACCTCGTCGGGGAGGATCGAGGGGGCCTCTTCGAGCAGCTTCTGGTGCCGCCTTTGGATCGAGCAGTCGCGCTCCCACAGGTGCACCACCCGCTCGCCGTCGCCCAGCACCTGAACCTCGACGTGTTTGGGCTCTTCGACGTACTTCTCCAGGTAGATCTCGGGGTTGCCGAAGGCGGCGCGGGCCTCCTCCTGCGCCTGCAGCACCGCGTTCTCGAGGTCTTCGGGGTTGTGCACCACGCGCATGCCGCGGCCGCCGCCGCCGGCCGACGCCTTGAGAATGACGGGGTAGCCGATCTCGGAGGCGGCCGCGAGGGCCTCCTCCACGCTCTCAAGCGCGTCGGTGCCCGGCACGATCGGCACCCCCGCCTCGCGGGCGATGCGGCGCGCCGTGGCCTTGTCGCCGAGCATGCGCATGTTCTCGGGCGTGGGCCCGATGAAGGTGATGCCGTGCTCGGCGGTCATCTCCGCGAACTGGGCGTTCTCGGCGAGGAAGCCGTAGCCGGGGTGGATGGCGTCGGCGCCGCTGATGATGGCGGCCGAGAGGATGTTGGGGATGTTGAGGTAGCTCTGCTGGGGGCTGGCCGGCCCGATGCAGATGGCCTCGTCGGCTAGCAGCACCGGCAGGCTGTCCGCGTCGGCCTTGGAGTGCACCACCACGGTGCGCACGCCCAGCTCCCGGGCGGCGCGCAGGATGCGCAGGGCGATCTCGCCGCGGTTGGCGATGAGGACTTTCTTGAACATACGCCCCCTAGGCCGGCTCGACGAGGAAGAGCGGCTGGCCGTACTCGACGGGTTCGCCGTCTTCGACCAGGATCTTGCGGACCACGCCGGAGACCTCGGACTCGATCTCGTTGAAGAGCTTCATCGCCTCGATGATGCAGACGACCTGCCCTTTTTCGATGCGGTCGCCCACGTTCACGAAGGGTTCGGCGTCGGGGGCGGGTTTGCGGTAGAAGGTGCCCACGATGGGCGCGGTG
This genomic stretch from Oceanithermus profundus DSM 14977 harbors:
- a CDS encoding bifunctional 5,10-methylenetetrahydrofolate dehydrogenase/5,10-methenyltetrahydrofolate cyclohydrolase — protein: MSGHEVAKSVYAELREVLAGLAYTPALRVVRLGEDPASVSYTRLKDKRARELGLDSQVIALPEGTAQEELLELIARLNADADVDGILVQLPLPAHVDAQAVLEAIDPAKDVDGFHPFNVGRLWSGGRALRPCTPSGILRILDHYGIGLEGKEAVVVGRSNIVGKPLAALLLGRNATVTVAHSRTRDLAAVTRRAEVLVAAVGRPGTITPEMVREGAVLVDVGVNRVGDRLVGDVDPEAWAKSSAYTPVPGGVGPMTVAMLLANTVQAARWRRG
- the nusB gene encoding transcription antitermination factor NusB yields the protein MRRRARELAFKVLFEHLQGDVPLEEAWRHALEGEELDEEGRAFARRLVEGFARRAAEVDRILAETVEGWDFGQMSKTDLAVLRLATYEMLYEDTPFAPLIEVAVKIAGKYGGEDSGKFVNGVLARLKRRIDAGELTAAPKKD
- a CDS encoding Asp23/Gls24 family envelope stress response protein, with product MVEYELSDAAIIGIITLSLEGLEGARLASGGGRSVGDVLSGRRGRPVRISREEGRIRVELQLVARYGEPLRELAEQVQRTVYDVLTATTGLKVEAVDVVFADVTAEGEHAA
- the accC gene encoding acetyl-CoA carboxylase biotin carboxylase subunit, whose protein sequence is MFKKVLIANRGEIALRILRAARELGVRTVVVHSKADADSLPVLLADEAICIGPASPQQSYLNIPNILSAAIISGADAIHPGYGFLAENAQFAEMTAEHGITFIGPTPENMRMLGDKATARRIAREAGVPIVPGTDALESVEEALAAASEIGYPVILKASAGGGGRGMRVVHNPEDLENAVLQAQEEARAAFGNPEIYLEKYVEEPKHVEVQVLGDGERVVHLWERDCSIQRRHQKLLEEAPSILPDEVREGLVSAAVKLAEHIGYTSAGTLEFLVDREGHYYFIEMNTRIQVEHPVTEMITGVDLVAEQFRIAAGEGLRLRQEEIEARGHAIEVRINAEDPDRNFRPSIGKIETLLWPGGNGVRIDSHVYTGYAIPSQYDSLIGKVIVWGADREEAIRRMKRALAETVVDGPGLKTTVPFHKKVLDNAFFRRGAIYTNFIARRMSE